The Oncorhynchus nerka isolate Pitt River linkage group LG12, Oner_Uvic_2.0, whole genome shotgun sequence genome includes a region encoding these proteins:
- the LOC135559457 gene encoding RNA-binding protein 4.1-like produces MGRDCVVASRRGAISSRRPVASHSESRSIIMVKIFIGNLSPDTTAEELRSLFSQYGKISECDIVKNFGFVHMDDKAKAEDAIKNLHHYELNGQAMNVEMSRGRPKASTKLHVGNINSSCTNQELRAKFEEYGPVVECDIVKDYAFVHLERVEDAMEAVSGLDNTAFQGKLLSVKLSTSRLRTTPGMGERTGCYRCGQEGHWSKECPLDTLGNYREGAEPRSDGFDGGAPRFGGGSRSGRVYQRGFSGGDPGYSGSYASVHDFGNRGSVYGSGSVPGYGRGAGYESAMSYSVPQGYGMSAAEQCMARTYASEAAYGCTSSSYGVIPANPVRRSSYEDRDPYGVVDFYEKYRARSYGASYFEERRSVPLPAPPPPSSSAIMRERLPPSSLDLYERCPLPPLPASISSYYSRDRSPIRRIPADAEGYTYERARLSPVSSLPRSLAYDIPRDPYAERARYAY; encoded by the exons ATGGGCAGAGATTGTGTTGTGGCTAGCAGGCGCGGCGCCATTTCATCTCGGAGACCAGTGGCATCCCACAGTGAAAG CAGGAGCATCATCATGGTGAAAATCTTCATTGGGAATTTGTCTCCAGACACCACGGCGGAGGAGCTGCGCTCCCTCTTCTCCCAGTATGGCAAGATCTCAGAGTGCGACATCGTCAAGAACTTTGGCTTTGTGCACATGGATGACAAAGCCAAGGCAGAAGATGCCATCAAGAATCTCCACCACTACGAGCTCAACGGGCAGGCCATGAATGTGGAGATGAGCCGCGGCAGACCCAAAGCCTCTACCAAGCTCCACGTGGGTAATATCAACAGCAGCTGTACCAACCAAGAACTACGGGCCAAGTTTGAGGAGTATGGCCCAGTGGTGGAGTGTGACATAGTGAAGGACTACGCCTTTGTCCACTTGGAGCGTGTGGAGGATGCCATGGAGGCTGTCAGTGGGCTGGACAACACAGCCTTCCAAG gcAAACTGCTGAGCGTGAAGCTTTCGACTAGCCGCCTGCGTACTACGCCTGGcatgggagagaggactggtTGTTATCGGTGCGGGCAGGAAGGCCACTGGTCCAAAGAATGTCCGCTCGACACGTTGGGCAACTACAGAGAGGGTGCCGAGCCACGCTCTGACGGATTCGATGGCGGTGCCCCCAGGTTCGGCGGGGGGAGTCGCAGCGGTCGCGTTTATCAACGGGGCTTCAGTGGCGGCGATCCAGGTTACAGTGGCAGCTACGCTTCCGTGCACGACTTTGGCAACAGAGGGTCTGTTTACGGCAGCGGCAGTGTACCCGGGTATGGCAGGGGCGCGGGCTACGAGAGCGCAATGAGTTACAGTGTCCCGCAGGGTTATGGAATGAGCGCTGCCGAACAATGCATGGCCCGGACATACGCTAGCGAGGCAGCGTACGGCTGCACCAGCTCGAGCTATGGTGTGATCCCAGCCAACCCAGTGCGCCGGTCATCTTACGAGGACCGGGATCCTTATGGTGTTGTGGACTTCTACGAGAAGTACCGGGCTCGCTCGTATGGAGCCAGTTATTTCGAAGAGCGCCGTTCTGTCCCTTTGCCAGCCccacctcccccctcctcctcagccATAATGAGGGAGCGCCTGCCGCCCTCTAGCCTCGACCTATACGAGCgctgtcccctccctcctctaccagcCTCCATCTCCTCATACTACTCCCGCGACCGGAGCCCAATCCGGCGAATCCCTGCTGATGCTGAGGGCTACACGTACGAGCGCGCGCGCCTCTCCCCGGTGTCCTCCCTCCCCAGAAGCTTGGCTTATGACATCCCGCGGGACCCCTACGCCGAGCGGGCGCGCTATGCTTACTAA
- the LOC115138173 gene encoding RNA-binding protein 4.1-like — translation MVKIFIGNLDSDTTVDELRTLFSQYGKISECDIVKNFGFVHMNDKAEAEEAIKNLHHHELNGEQMNVEMSRGRPKSTTKLHVSNIPEGCTNEELKTKFEEYGPVVEADIVKDYAFVHMESVDDAMEAISRLDNTAFQGKLMSVHLSTSRLRTVPGMGAQTGCYVCGKQGHWSKDCPNGGQNGGSYGDSGERPRGGLMMGRGRGFPRGPPGFTRSGERYPSGYGMPPRAAASYYMGRLGYSRSSSYLGGPPLPPLSRRPSYGSAREYSADARDRYSGRLPSSYPERVSAYERDRYSIHVDYYEKYRARPYGSSYFEERRLGYIPPPPSSSLSRLSSSVDPYERRPLPPSSATASYYLRDRSPIRRVPVTSDSYGYERSRLSPVSSSRSSSYAVPQARDPYTDRTRYAY, via the exons ATGGTGAAAATATTCATAGGCAATCTTGACTCCGACACCACCGTGGACGAGCTACGCACTCTCTTCTCCCAGTATGGCAAGATCTCAGAGTGCGACATTGTCAAGAACTTTGGCTTTGTGCACATGAACGACAAAGCCGAAGCGGAGGAGGCAATCAAGAACCTTCACCACCATGAGCTCAACGGGGAGCAAATGAACGTGGAGATGAGCCGCGGCAGACCAAAGTCCACCACCAAGCTGCATGTCAGCAACATCCCAGAGGGTTGCACCAACGAGGAGCTGAAGACCAAGTTTGAGGAGTATGGCCCTGTGGTGGAGGCTGACATAGTGAAAGACTATGCATTTGTCCACATGGAGTCTGTGGATGATGCCATGGAGGCCATCAGTAGGCTGGACAACACAGCCTTCCAAG GCAAGCTGATGAGCGTGCATCTGTCCACCAGTCGCCTGCGCACGGTCCCGGGAATGGGAGCTCAAACTGGCTGCTATGTCTGCGGGAAACAGGGTCACTGGTCGAAAGATTGCCCAAATGGCGGTCAGAACGGCGGTAGCTATGGTGACAGTGGTGAACGCCCCAGAGGTGGCCTAATGATGGGCCGCGGCAGGGGTTTCCCACGGGGTCCCCCAGGTTTCACCAGGAGTGGCGAAAGATATCCGAGTGGCTACGGGATGCCCCCAAGAGCTGCGGCATCCTATTACATGGGCAGACTAGGGTATAGCAGATCGTCCAGTTATCTGGGGGGGCCGCCTCTTCCCCCTTTGAGCCGTAGGCCTAGCTATGGCTCTGCTCGGGAGTACAGCGCCGATGCCAGGGATCGGTACAGTGGCAGGCTACCGAGCTCTTATCCCGAGAGGGTATCGGCCTATGAGCGAGACCGTTACAGCATTCATGTTGACTATTATGAGAAGTACAGGGCACGGCCATACGGCTCAAGCTATTTTGAAGAGCGCCGTCTGGGCTatatcccccctcccccctcttcctccctctcaagGCTCTCCTCTAGTGTCGACCCGTACGAGCGTCGCCCGCTACCACCATCCTCGGCGACCGCCTCGTACTACTTGCGAGACCGCAGCCCGATCAGACGAGTGCCTGTCACCTCTGACAGCTATGGTTATGAGCGTTCACGGCTGTCCCCGGTGTCGTCCTCCAGAAGCTCCTCGTACGCCGTCCCACAGGCCAGGGACCCTTACACCGATCGGACACGCTATGCTTACTGA